Within Paralichthys olivaceus isolate ysfri-2021 chromosome 19, ASM2471397v2, whole genome shotgun sequence, the genomic segment CCACATTCGTTATAGTAGTAGTTTGTAGTTCTGAAGCCATCTGAGCTGCATGACGTACCACGATTTAAACGTTTGAAAAGAAATctaaaatatgttatttaatCTGGAAGGCAATCGCAAGTTGTTCGAAACGATAACTTTGACTTGATCAGTAAGACAAACTCAAGTGATGTGAAAGAGGaaagtcaaataaacaaaagttgatgttgtttttcttttatttacattaccAAAAGAACTCTACTGTCCTAAAATCACAGTTTATATTACACACTACAGTCTTTCATTCTCCCTGGTTTCTCATTCATACAGATTTACAGACCATGCATGGCTTTATCAATAAACAGACAGTATACTATAATGGTTGTGTTTTGCGTGCTTTCAAAATGCAATGattatgaatattaaatcacatttctaCCATTACATCCCCCAAAACCATACACAATTGTCATTAAATACTCAATTCATACTAATGTCAAGTGTTTTCTTCCAATATATGATCTGCCATGCAACAAATAGCTTTGTGTTGCGACATGAAAGGAGTTTTATAGGAAGTgtggtatttgtattttaagtATTTGTTCACGCATGTCTATTAAAATAGATCATCAGTTAAGTGTTGGTGATTTTGAAACTATGTAAAAGAAACAGTCACACAGACTTTTCACCATTAAGGCTGTGGTACATGTGCACTGTCGCAGATATAACATTCTTCAGCTTTGCCTCATATCAAGTGGATTAAATGAATAAAGGATATAATACATCCAGTATGCATGCAGTGTGTAATTAACCATAAAAGCTATTAAACCTGAATAATCAATAAGCATGAGTTTGAAAGTCTGGAAAGGAGAAGAAACTGTCCATTCAATAGGAAATGAATCAACCATGTAGACTCCTCACCAGGAGGTATTCTTTCATTTATGGCAACCTGCACTCATCCTCATGCACATCTACGAGGACTGTGCGTAGTAAGCAAACCTAACCCAGCGACGGATGTGCCACACGCTCTCAAATGATTTCTCATACCTGAATTAGCAATCCGAAGCTAGTGCTAATTGCAATTTAAAAATAACCCTTAAGGCAATGGCTACATGCACAGAAAAGACAGCATCATTGTGAACTTTACGAGTTTGCCACTTGAACAATTTTACACCTGTATAAAAACCATATGCATATAATTTTAGCACTTTAAACTAGAGATGAAATATATTGGCTGAATAAATATCCACTTTTAGGGTCTGCTGTTAAAGAGAACTGTGAGCAGTTCTAATCCCTAAACCCGTTGTTGAAGAAACAGGCATGACTGCCTTTAAGTTTTGACAAACCATCCACTTATGTCAACAGAAAACATAACACATATGTGAAGATGCATTACAGTAATAAAGTTTGGTtgtcttgagtgtgtgtgcagtgagttCTATAGAAAGGTAGTTTAGGTGTGATTATAATGAGCTGTTGCCAGAGTCGGACTCTGCGCTGCCGTTACGGGACTTGGAGTCGATGCAGGGAGCCATGGAGCAGGGGATGGAgtagcaggagcaggaggagctaTTCATGGTCTCTTCTGTGATGACCTCCCGCAGGGAGTGCTGCTCCTCTACTTGGAAGATGTTTTGCTGCTCTCCTTGGTCCTCACAGAtactggaggagaaggaggagacatCAGTCAGTTCATTCTTTGAATATTGTCCTTCATTCAAAAACCTAAATCATGGCAGAGTTTTCctgatctgaaaacattttgctAAAATAAAGTAGGATTTTGAGTAGATGAGCAGTGGGGCTTGGTGATAGGGTTGAAACATACATAGCACGTTACACCAACACTATGAATTGTATAAACTGCAGGTCATAATATGGcacatttcaaattaattatGAGATAATCAAGTTTACGATTATCTGTCATCTTTCATCAGACTTTACATTTCGATCATATGACATAAACCATGAGAATATGATGGTATGATTCTACTGTCATGAAAGGACCCATCCTACTGATAATACTGAATTATTGCCAAGCACCACTGAGTAGTCATGTGAAGATATTGGAAGTGTTAGTAATATAGTAAGTGTTATGGAAAATGTGGTCGCAGAGTGAGCCACTCCTCTGAAGCTGTGTTCTATTCAcacaggtttcaacaagttacaTTAAGGCAATCATTAAGCATgagaagtgaaagaaaagaaagacaaagatagaactatgtcaaataattaaaataaaccaaTAACATAGGGGTTACAAGAAttacacctgtgcttttccacAGTGACATGCCAAAATTATCTGTGAAGTTATCGATCTCATCTCCTACAGTGAGTGGTCTCAAGAGAGGAAGGTCAGTCACCTCTGTGAGCAAAGTAATCCAAGGTGGGacatgtaatatttatgtcaaACAACATAGATTGTGTTAACAGACAAGCTGCTAAAATGCTTCACCAAATAAAGATAAAGGTTGCAAAGAGCATCCAGTGCATTCACCCCTTTTATAAAGGGACCAAACTGCAGCACGAGCAGATCATCCACAAATGAAACGcgataaaatagaaaatatccttttgaaaaatgaaatatactGTTACATCTGACAAAGTGTCTGTGTGGTGACTAGTTCAACACATGAGGCTTGAGTGCAGGTCTCTTGGATCAAGGTTATTTGAGAGCAATgcaaatgtgtatatatatatatgaaggaAGACAGTCTCATGCACAGAACAAGCCATTCACTCTTTTTGCCTCCTTTGCTTCAGAAACTATATTGGATATCTCGGAGTATCATACCAGGCACAAAATGAGTCCTCAGAAATGATAAACATGGCAGTTGACCAATCAACAACATAGTCCAGAAGAAGAAAATCCCAAAAAAACTACAACTACCATCCTGGTGAGCAGTTGAAGCAGCAAGTTAAATATTAATGTAATATTAAGGCATTGGACCTACAGTGCTGTGCACTAAGTGACATGACACTGTAAAGTGAAAGTGATACAAAGAACACAGGCAGGAACCAGAGAGAAATTACGTTATGATGTAGTGTATGTAATGTTGACATGGGGGAGTTGATGtttcaaaagtaaaatgtagtcataccaaatattgatttatgTTGCACAATCAGATTAGCACAAGTCTTAGAGGGTGGAATCAGGAAAAACTAGAATTTTAAAGTCTTcgtttttcataaaattagACTGAATTTGCTTTACCACTATTCATGTGAGTTGGGAGTTTacatttaagttatttttgtttACTGCACTCCGTCTACAAttaactgcaaaataaaaactattcatGGCATTATTTTTGAAAGCGTCCTCACTTTACTTTTGGTGCCTTAAACATTTGTGCAGCACTGTGTGAGCAGTCAACAGTCTTTTATCATTGTCAAGGAGCATTATTTAGCTCCTGTTGCATTTTAATGAGCAACATATGTCAGGCAGCATTTGAGTGGGGAACCGAACGAAAAATCAGCCAAGGGTTGTAAAGTGAAAGTGAGTTAATGAGCAGAACACAGGCAAGAACCAGGCAGACATTACAGGACTCTGAAGAACTTGAGTCAAAATATGGCACCAAGCATTCACaaattctgtaaaaacaaaagaagttacagttataacaacaacaacctggagGTTACAAATCTGTTAAATGAGAGATAAGTCTGGATTCACTAAAGACTAGAAGGTGGTAACAGAGTTCTAAGCTTCTGGTTTGATTTCTGCAGAGGTCAGGTCTGAGCTAAAGTTCCAACATTAAGAAAGAATGTCATGTTAATGTTAAACAGAACTGAAACAGCTGAGCAAACAGCCTCCGCTGACCGTGCAGGGGAAATGACTTCGCCCTGCTGGACACTCTTTATCTCAGCTTTAACAGAGACATATCTTATGCACCAACACACAAGTGCCAAGTGATTAACAGGGGTGCCAATGTTTGGTTACACAACTTTGAATCCTATGCTGATTACAAAGGCCATGTGATCACACTGTACTTTGGCATGAAGAGGTGCAGCACCGTAAACACactcattaaatattaaaaacagaaaatcctgCTCAGTAACCTCAGTTGTGGTTTCAGGCTAAACAGTGTGCCTTTTATGTTCTGTAGAGTTTGCAGAACAGGACACTGGGTAACTGATGGAAACACAATGATGAGGCTTGTCATAACAGAACAAGGCAGGAAAGtgtgtttgaatatttgatttgattttgctgAAAGTGATCAAAATAAGCTTAGTTTTCCCAAAGGTTTTTGTACcacacatgcacttttacaatgaACATTAACATACACAGTAAAAAAGCTGGTCgtgttttggttgtgtgtgtgtttcttgtctaCACTTGTCTAGCACAAGGTCTTAAGGCAGCCAAAGttaaaaaagtcacatttgaaCCTACCTGTCATAGATCAACCCGTCGATACCCTGCTCCCTCAGCTTCATTCTGGTCCCGTGGTCGTTGTTGTCATCTCCCCAGCTGAACAGCACTAGGCCTTTAGACTGGGCCTCACCAATGTGGGTAAGGTtcttcagcagctcctcagagTGAGCACTGATTCCCTAAAGAAGACCAATGAGAAACAAAATGGTCTTGTTTCatctcaaaataaaatgtcttctgATCTACTCACACTTGTGTTGGCTTAAACATTGGTAATGTCTGTGCGCCTTTATAAAATGTAACACTTTACAACATTCAGTCAACTTCAAATGTGACTTTGACATAAAAGTGATAACAGTGTAGATACCCAGTCCGACCCGTTGTGTTCCGAGGGTCCAGACAAAGATTTAAGAATGATATCCTATCTTTTTTCTCAGGCTCTGTTGGGTTCCCACAGAAAATTGCAGCCTGAGCTACACTCTGATAACAGACTATACTGTCCATGTTGTCTGGAGTCCATTCCTGATCCTCACTTAAACCATCACAGGGCATCTTAGAAACAGCTGACACTGCACTGTGCTGGCTGACTTGTTTGTAAGGAGGACTCCTGTTTTCACTGACATGAGGTCTGTGGGTTATTACACACAGTCCTGAGGGTGCAGCTGATGCCAAaacaagtcaaataaaacaaaatatgctGATCTTTTCCGATTACGGACATTTCAATCAAACTGTTATGGTTACTGTGTCTCAATGGATTCACTTCATGTTGAATTGCTAAAATCTTGCTGTACATTTGAAGAGAGAGTTTCACATTCTCATTCACACCGTCCAACTGGATTGTCAGGTTTTAGTCTAAAGTGTCTATTACTGGAAGAACAGTGCTTATAACTGTAAACAACATTGAATTGAGGTATACTATATGTGGCATTTTATGAAACTGTAAGAAAATAACTTCATTAATCGGTTtgtagaaaaatatataaaatctgTAAAACTCAGTGGATAAATCATGATAAATATTTAACTTGCTGCTTCAACTGCTCACCAGGATGTTCTCGCTCTGGGCGAAGCTTATGGCGATCTGAGTGGTCTGGCAGCGGATGTCCATCAGTTCAGGATACCTGTCTGAAATTCCCtgagtgaggaagaggatgggGTACTTGTTCTGCTTGTTCCGCACCCTGAGGGAAATATGACAAGAACTCAGCAGAGTAATTATTTGCAACTACGACAGCGTCTGTTTACTGGCTaacttaatttttctttttaaatggaaaagaaGATATTCAGAAATTGTTTTGTTGAAACATTTCAATGATTGACAGGGAAACCAAGCTCGGCATGCTGATCAAAATGACCATACTATTAAATCAACATAAGATGTTATTGTGCTCACATGGTGCAGATATCTGGGTCAAAGCAGGAGAACACAACGCGTCTATTGCCACCTCTCTGCAGAACACACGACAGGATAACATCGAGGAAGGTATTCATGTTGAAGTAGGATGATAGGTTGCCGTCCCATGACCCGTCCTGTCAATACACAgcattaaataaacagttaatGATGAAAATATTATCACACAATGACTCATTCAACTAAAAGTAATTGTTGCTATACTCTGTTTATCACCTTTAACTGGCAGATCCATTTGAGTTCTATGTTAAAACCCACACTCTCAGGAACAGCCTGAAAGATCTGTAATAGAAAAACAGGTGTGAAACATGCaattcattgattttattttgatatgacAAAAGACAGTGAGAAGTAGGACAAGAGTAAGAGTGGTAgggaataaataattaaaaacaactgGTTATTTAACAGGTTATTCACAGCGGCAGTGCCGTTAGttatatgttattattaacCATATTACCTAAAGGGGCAGGGAGTTCCCTATACAGTTTAATCAGCAATATGTAAAGGGGACAAGCTCATAAAGACTAGACAAGTTATTTAGTAACAATCATCGCCATAAAGTAATATACCTGTGAGAGTGAAGGGAATGGTTGGTGCTCGTCAATTTCCTCTTCATCGTCCAGCAGATCTGaacaacaaacagaacagaTTACTGCTTGTGCACGTCACTCAAACGATCTGCTGATCTAATCACACTTTGCAAAATGCAGTGATgccaaatgagagaaaaaaaacatgacacaaccAATAGGAGCTTACCTTTGTAATCATTTGCTTTCATTGCTGTAACATGGGCCAGCTAGGtaacaaaacacacaggtcAACAATAACATGTGTTGGTAACAGGGCTTGTTTAAGTGGGTACCCAAATCTTGCTGAGCAGGTTCTCTGTGTGACTGCAATGATAATAACTTCTCAACAAAGATTTGCTCACTGATCGTTttgaccttttatttatttgtaagaTGTGTAGAGCACTAAGAAACAGACATATTGAttctgacagcagagagagcacAGCACTCTTATTTGCTTTACTTTAATCTAAAGGGTaacgtgtgtttgtttttttaccttcagaagctgcagctgatcAAAAGTCAAGTCTTTGACTGGCACCTCAATGAGCTCCAGTGAAGTCTTGTCATTTTTCTgtcaaggggaaaaaaagattacaCATGTGTTTATGCTCACCACTCTCCTAAATATACGACACTCCAGTGATTATTAgttaaagaaaagtgaaaataccATTGAAACACTTAAGAAACTAACAAGGTTTTTCATAAATCACTTACAGTTTTCCATTATCAAATACAATAGACCTTAAATGTACCTTCTTGGTGGATATGCAGCATGTCAGATCATGGTACACAATGGGAACAGCATCCTTAGAGAGGTGAACATCAAATTCTACATAGGCAGCACCCTGCATGGAAATAATTAACATGTCATTAAGGCTGAAGTAATGTACATGGTAAATATTTTCTCATAGATTAATAATCTGTGTAACTCACATGCTGAGAAGCACTTTTGAATGAAGCGATAGTGTTCTCTCTCACTTTGTGGTGCctgtaaaacacaaattacCTTAGAATACCTTTGTTGAAAGGGAACAGATGCAGGACGAGAACTTATATTTGTAAAATTGCTAATGTTTGTTCTGCAAAGCATCCTTATCCAGTTGTTGGGACTCACTTTGCTGCATGTGTGCTGCCAGCTCCTCTGTGACCCACATTCAGAGCACTTCTTTTCTTCCAGTACTTGGCGAACGAGGAGCTCATGTCACACTGCAGCCCCTGGATGGGCTGAATCACCAGGTAATCCACTAGGAGAAAGTGAGAAATAAGGTGCAGTACAATAAGAACCttcaatttttttcaaatttattcTGTGCagtggtttttttgtttttctttgttttgctctcAGTCAGGTCATTACTTCCACAAGGGAGGTTATTTTCTTATCTTTGATaatttgtctgttagttagcatcataacacaaaaactactaaatggATTGCCATGACACTTAGTGggaggatgtggtatgagtcaaGGAAGAGCCCTTTAAACTTTGGTGTGCATCCATAAATTGTTTTCTAtttcaacattgtgagaaagggcgaattttcttgacattttcaccgATTTCCCAGATCCTGATAGAAAACATCTGGCATGTTTAGGTGACTTATATCTATGAATGATCGCGAGATCTagcaaatttaaatgttttcataggGCGTAGGCCTTTTTTCAGCCACTATTCTGTATCAAGTTCTGGAATAGATCCTGTGAAAGATAGGCGATAGGAGTCTTGGCTGGGGGAGGCGCTCaattgagtgccattctagttatatGTGTGGGATTCATTTGCACAAAATCTTACCTCTCACTTTCCCGATGGTCTGTCTGGAATTTCGGCCCATGATGGGAAGTGTGACAACACCGTAGTCTTTGCCACTCTCCCagaaagtggaggagaggaggcaggctGTGCCCATATGTCCCGGATGATCATCCCCTTGTACAACATGTTGACTCATATCCTCCTGTAATCAAATATGAGATTTGTATGATCAAATGAAACCATATAAATCTAAATTTGATACCAGATttgttcttcctttttttttttttttttacatggatTTGTTAATTAAGTTAACAGTGTTAGTACCTCAAAGAACTCAAAGGTGAGCTCTAGGTTGTCTGGGTCCATGGTGTGGATACTGTACTCAGTCCACTGGGACGGCTCCAGGGCATAGCCACACTCAGGCTGCGAGTGACGCGACCTGTAGCCATTGGCACTGATCATACTGATCTCCAGAGTGGTGGTCATCTTGTTCCAAGAAGCAGGACTGGGTatatcttcctcttcatcttcctcctcttcaaagCCCTCCAATGTCAGCTTGATCCTGGACAGATTGGTAAAGCAAAGAGTAAATAAAATCATGATAATGTTGTACTCAGCTCCTCCTACAATAGTTATGTATGCAGGGCTCTCGTTACTATGGTAACAGGCAGGCAGGGTAACAGTAGAACTGTAATGCTGATCTGCCTCATGTCACTTTCAAGTAGAACTTTCACTGGCTGGTGTTGAAATCGACCTGCGTGTCATCCCTACCTGAAGCGAGACTTCTTGAATTTCTTCTTGGTGATGGACACCGGAGGCGTCTTAGAATAGTGCAGACGCAGGCGAATCTCTGTCTGGCACGTAAGCCACCCAGAGTCGACACATTTTACCCCATCTGCAGAAAAGAAAGGACACAGACAGGACATCTTAGCTTTTGGATGAAAATGTTTATGTACAGACAGTTGTGTATTCTGTTATGAACAgtataaactgtatattataTGACATGACTGTAtaaaacaggaggaagtgaCAACCATGTAAGTATTTAATACACTAATAATAAGCAAATGTATGGTATGATACTTTTACCAAATGGAGTGTTTACATATTGTCTTTTCCATCCTGTTTGTAAAGATggctaaatgttttttatccaACTTACTGTTAATTCCAAATTGTCCATCATCAATATTCTGGTGTGATGCTGCAATAAAGGATAGGCATATTAGAAACTGGATAAAATCCTCttaacagtgtaaaaacaaatcaaacaacagcatttacagtgttttcctcattttgaactcatctttaaaaaaaggtgtAGTATTTGTCCTATCTGAATGGGTTGATCTGGTTTCCCAAGAACCCTTTAAATCTCTAAACTACAACTTTAAGTATGCGCATGTCATTCGGGTTAATTTAGcagaaaccaaaccaaacacttCAGGgatgaaaatcaaaataaacacatcataTTTTTAAGAAATGGTTGTGTTTTAGTAGGATATGCTAGAAAAAACTAACAGGGATGGGGTGACAGCCTGGGGTCAAAAAGGACATTGAGCAGGGTGCGGCCACAGCTGCAACTATTCTTCCTATCAAGCTCATTCTGAATAAGCTTTGTCTGTGTTCGACCAACACAATGGGTTTTTACCTACAGAGGTCTACTATATCAGGTCATGACATCTActtctctgcagtgtttcctctttGGCTATAGATTATTCCAATGAGTGTAGCCTCTGGTCTCTGCCAAACAGCATGCACGCGCACACgcggcaacaaaaaaaactgttccaGAGACTACCAGTATATTACAGTTCCAGTAGAATCCCTATTCATTTCTTAAATTATTAGATTTGCTATCATACCTACATGGCACACAGTGCTGATCTGACATTGTAACATACCTTATGTTCTGTACAGTATATAGGAAATTGCTGTTTCTGTGGCTACATCcattaatctgtttttattttaaaacagctttttaaaactaaaactatctCCATCCACATATTTTTGTTACTTCTGGAAAATACTAACAAAAAGCAACAATGAAGGATTTCTCTTCTTGGACAGTGGGAAAGGTTGAAAACCAATGTTTTGCCTTCCCTGTTCGTAATCGAgctgtgactgataagaaccaatcagaaaTGTGCCATTTTTTCTAAACCTCTGTGTTGTTGCCCAGCCAGACTACAACGCAGCTCTGGAGGCTTCAAACTAACAGGGTGGCAGCTTTTCCAAGCTTCTCCGTTTTGGGCTCTTGAAAACTCTGGAGTAGCGTGGACACACTTTCCCAAACCCAACCACACTGTGCAcctttaattgttattttatacCTGTGGGGCTCATCGTGCGGGGTTGGTGATGTGTCTCCCACACATTGACTATCACTTGACAGGGACCATCTGCGCTCTGCAATTTCAATGTTTGGCAAAAATGTTAAGGTTTTCAAATCATATACAGTGGCTTTGGACCAGATAGTGAAAAAGGAATGGTGTGGTCAGTCAGCCACCATGAGTTGAAATCTGAAAAGTGGATTTGTTAGGGTAGAAAAAAAGGACTtggaaaaatgtctttatttacatattaGACTGACGTCTTCATCTGTAATAAAGCCATAATTAGCAATAGCTATGAGTTCAGCAACTCTTTTTGACCTTTGCCATTTAGTGAACTCATTGTAGAGTTGAAGCTGAGGAGATTGTACCCATCATACCCACAAACATCCACAGGTCAAAACAACTGATATTGTTATAtcatttatattgttattattgttatctaTATTGTTGTTCCAGCTTTTCCTAAGgcgttttttttcaatttcaagtTTAGCTCAGAGTGCATAGATACACGTATGCAGAATCTTTAACTTCTATAACCTTACATCAGCTACAGTTTGATATGTTTCAGCTCACAATAAGTTTGAGCCTAAGCACTGCAGTAAACAAAAGGAGCTGTCTGATAAACAACTCAGCAAAGAGGAAGTCAAGTTAGAGAAGGCTTTCCTTCTCACACAATGTGAACTCCACCCAACAGAAACTATAATtatactgtgaaataaaaatattttccagaGAGACGTCTGACATCTGACTTGTTTTCCTTGGCTTTCATTTCAGTGAACTTTAATTGCTCATGTGATTGCGTACATCTATGTGCAGATGAGAGATGAGCTAAGCAGAGGCTTGGAAGGGGCTCACATGCTTAGATTACAGTAGGCAGATTGCCTGGAACTCTGtgttaaaacacacacgcagggaAGGGAAAGTGACAAGCAAATATTATAAGTGTTATTTGCTTACGAACTTGGGCAAATGTAACGTTCTCTAAATCATGGTGTAAAAGTCAGAGCAACGACAAAAGAACGAAGACAACCTGTTTTCTCCTGACTTTTGCTGAGTAATCATGTAGGTATCgactgacagaaaacaatcacattacacaacactgacattcaCTATGAATTTACTTGGCCTTGAATTaaacagtatttattattttgtcaagaaaaacacaattaagaTTAAGGATTTCTCTGTGATACTTATTAGGAAATAAATCTGTTATTTATAAAGGTAAACAACTAGACAGAAAGGAGACTCTGCTCACCTTAGACTCCAAAAAGAAGCCCTTGAAATAGCGGTACTTGGTAACAACTCCTTTTGGTACAGTGACCGTTGTGGTCCATGTATTTCTGTCAGAGAATCAACATACACGTATTTTAGAAGGGCAGATATTTTTATGGAACCTGATTCCACAcatggttgtgtttttaaaaaagtgaggCATTTAACATATACTTGAACTTACCCATCATTTCCATCAGGATGTAAGGTGACAGCTTTTTCATAGCTCCAGCACCCCAGGGCTTCACAGCTGCCAACAACAGCAATCAACTCACCTAGAGATGTTCAAACTCACATGTTACCTAATGTAACTTTAGACATTACAACAACAGAGCTGACATTTCTAAAACCCGTTTCTAAACGTGTTCATGTTAACTTGTTTAGAAATACTAACATGGGGCCAAAAACATGGTGAGACCTGCTGTCTAATTAATGTAATTTAACTGAGAACACACATCACAACTAAAACAGTGATTTCAATATCTAGCTActtctacctactaattccacaaacatctgtcagtCTGTAAGTGGACGCACTCGAATATCGTTCATCTTATCAGCATCACACTCGGTATAGTGGTTTATTCTTAATGGCACAAGGAGGTGCAGTCAAATTctgtgcaatttggacacacaataagatcaatattaataaagtttgaataaaacatgtcagaCTGACAGACATTCACGGGTAGTCATAGCAACATTAACAgaatgacttcctgtttgtctttaaagaaaaaagcagaacaTTAGATTTGATGCTGCAATGTGTAtatcaagctgaattacagagctttcattttgaaaagttgtaaaCTTGGGTTTAAAGATAACACCAGTAactcaaacttatatataaatcaTGCATGTGAACAGTAATGACGTTAATTTGGTTTCAAttcaatgaaaaacattgactataaaatcttttgttgcagataaaccaggtagggtgaacacaaagttttctaacttcactctgcaccgtagactgtttttaaaaaaacaaaatgcacataACGTGATgcacagaaacaataaaaagtga encodes:
- the gpcpd1 gene encoding glycerophosphocholine phosphodiesterase GPCPD1 isoform X1 — protein: METTQLTLVVRGDTSPGELIAVVGSCEALGCWSYEKAVTLHPDGNDGNTWTTTVTVPKGVVTKYRYFKGFFLESKSADGPCQVIVNVWETHHQPRTMSPTASHQNIDDGQFGINNGVKCVDSGWLTCQTEIRLRLHYSKTPPVSITKKKFKKSRFRIKLTLEGFEEEEDEEEDIPSPASWNKMTTTLEISMISANGYRSRHSQPECGYALEPSQWTEYSIHTMDPDNLELTFEFFEEDMSQHVVQGDDHPGHMGTACLLSSTFWESGKDYGVVTLPIMGRNSRQTIGKVRVDYLVIQPIQGLQCDMSSSFAKYWKKRSALNVGHRGAGSTHAAKHHKVRENTIASFKSASQHGAAYVEFDVHLSKDAVPIVYHDLTCCISTKKKNDKTSLELIEVPVKDLTFDQLQLLKLAHVTAMKANDYKDLLDDEEEIDEHQPFPSLSQIFQAVPESVGFNIELKWICQLKDGSWDGNLSSYFNMNTFLDVILSCVLQRGGNRRVVFSCFDPDICTMVRNKQNKYPILFLTQGISDRYPELMDIRCQTTQIAISFAQSENILGISAHSEELLKNLTHIGEAQSKGLVLFSWGDDNNDHGTRMKLREQGIDGLIYDSICEDQGEQQNIFQVEEQHSLREVITEETMNSSSCSCYSIPCSMAPCIDSKSRNGSAESDSGNSSL
- the gpcpd1 gene encoding glycerophosphocholine phosphodiesterase GPCPD1 isoform X3, producing MSPTASHQNIDDGQFGINNGVKCVDSGWLTCQTEIRLRLHYSKTPPVSITKKKFKKSRFRIKLTLEGFEEEEDEEEDIPSPASWNKMTTTLEISMISANGYRSRHSQPECGYALEPSQWTEYSIHTMDPDNLELTFEFFEEDMSQHVVQGDDHPGHMGTACLLSSTFWESGKDYGVVTLPIMGRNSRQTIGKVRVDYLVIQPIQGLQCDMSSSFAKYWKKRSALNVGHRGAGSTHAAKHHKVRENTIASFKSASQHGAAYVEFDVHLSKDAVPIVYHDLTCCISTKKKNDKTSLELIEVPVKDLTFDQLQLLKLAHVTAMKANDYKDLLDDEEEIDEHQPFPSLSQIFQAVPESVGFNIELKWICQLKDGSWDGNLSSYFNMNTFLDVILSCVLQRGGNRRVVFSCFDPDICTMVRNKQNKYPILFLTQGISDRYPELMDIRCQTTQIAISFAQSENILGISAHSEELLKNLTHIGEAQSKGLVLFSWGDDNNDHGTRMKLREQGIDGLIYDSICEDQGEQQNIFQVEEQHSLREVITEETMNSSSCSCYSIPCSMAPCIDSKSRNGSAESDSGNSSL
- the gpcpd1 gene encoding glycerophosphocholine phosphodiesterase GPCPD1 isoform X2, with protein sequence METTQLTLVVRGDTSPGELIAVVGSCEALGCWSYEKAVTLHPDGNDGNTWTTTVTVPKGVVTKYRYFKGFFLESKSADGPCQVIVNVWETHHQPRTMSPTASHQNIDDGQFGINNGVKCVDSGWLTCQTEIRLRLHYSKTPPVSITKKKFKKSRFRIKLTLEGFEEEEDEEEDIPSPASWNKMTTTLEISMISANGYRSRHSQPECGYALEPSQWTEYSIHTMDPDNLELTFEFFEEDMSQHVVQGDDHPGHMGTACLLSSTFWESGKDYGVVTLPIMGRNSRQTIGKVRVDYLVIQPIQGLQCDMSSSFAKYWKKRSALNVGHRGAGSTHAAKHHKVRENTIASFKSASQHGAAYVEFDVHLSKDAVPIVYHDLTCCISTKKKNDKTSLELIEVPVKDLTFDQLQLLKLAHVTAMKANDYKDLLDDEEEIDEHQPFPSLSQIFQAVPESVGFNIELKWICQLKDGSWDGNLSSYFNMNTFLDVILSCVLQRGGNRRVVFSCFDPDICTMVRNKQNKYPILFLTQGISDRYPELMDIRCQTTQIAISFAQSENILGISAHSEELLKNLTHIGEAQSKGLVLFSWGDDNNDHGTRMKLREQGIDGLIYDRICECLVPYFDSSSSESLSVRTKESSKTSSK